A portion of the Mesobacillus sp. AQ2 genome contains these proteins:
- a CDS encoding glycerol-3-phosphate dehydrogenase/oxidase, with translation MRFSNLDRKNIVTKLKNEAFDVIVIGGGITGAGIALDATTRGMNIALLEMQDFAAGTSSRSTKLVHGGLRYLKQFEVKMVAEVGKERAIVYENGPHVTTPEWMLLPFHKGGTFGSFSTSIGLRVYDFLAGVKKSERRKMFSAAETLSREPLVKRDGLKGGGYYVEYRTDDARLTIEVLKQAVSKGASALNYSKVKNLIYQNGIVAGVLVEDLLTGEEYEVHAKKVVNATGPWVDGIREMDDSKKGKTLKLSKGVHIVIDQSRFPLKQAIYFDTPDGRMVFAIPREGKTYVGTTDTFYNEDPINPGMTEEDRSYLLKAIHYMFPEVNVTEKDVESSWAGVRPLIHEEGKAPSEISRKDEIWESDSKLITIAGGKLTGYRKMAETIVDLLAEKFAKEDGRSFPGCQTKNLPISGGDVGGSANLDTFVEKQLDGGMKAGFTTEEARSLAYQYGSNAPAVFQLASEHKKEADQFGLPVELFAKLVYAIQYEAAATPIDFFNRRTGAILFDIHAVRQHKGNVIHYMRDQFKWNEQQTKAYTLQLEDALTEAVTPVK, from the coding sequence ATGAGATTCTCAAATCTCGACCGTAAAAATATAGTGACGAAACTTAAAAATGAGGCATTTGACGTGATTGTGATTGGCGGAGGAATTACTGGTGCCGGAATCGCGCTGGATGCGACAACAAGAGGAATGAATATCGCTCTGCTGGAAATGCAGGATTTTGCGGCAGGCACCTCAAGCCGTTCCACAAAGCTGGTCCACGGCGGCCTCCGTTATTTAAAGCAATTCGAAGTGAAAATGGTCGCCGAAGTCGGTAAGGAACGAGCGATTGTGTATGAAAATGGCCCGCACGTCACGACACCAGAATGGATGCTCCTTCCCTTCCATAAAGGGGGCACTTTCGGCAGCTTCAGTACGTCGATCGGACTAAGGGTGTATGACTTTTTGGCAGGTGTCAAAAAATCAGAGCGCCGGAAAATGTTCAGTGCAGCCGAAACACTTTCAAGGGAACCACTCGTGAAAAGAGACGGTTTGAAAGGCGGCGGCTATTATGTTGAATATCGCACCGATGACGCCCGCCTGACCATCGAGGTTTTGAAGCAGGCTGTTTCGAAAGGTGCGTCAGCATTGAATTATTCCAAGGTTAAAAATCTTATATATCAAAATGGAATTGTTGCTGGAGTATTGGTTGAGGACCTTTTAACAGGCGAGGAATACGAAGTGCATGCTAAAAAGGTTGTCAATGCAACGGGCCCATGGGTCGATGGCATCCGTGAAATGGATGATTCGAAAAAAGGCAAAACGCTGAAGCTGTCAAAAGGCGTCCATATTGTCATCGATCAATCACGTTTCCCGCTCAAGCAGGCGATTTATTTTGACACACCAGACGGCCGAATGGTCTTCGCGATTCCGCGCGAAGGCAAAACCTATGTCGGCACGACCGATACTTTTTACAATGAGGATCCCATTAATCCGGGCATGACGGAAGAAGACAGAAGCTATCTGCTGAAGGCAATTCACTACATGTTCCCGGAAGTGAATGTCACGGAAAAAGATGTAGAATCCAGCTGGGCAGGAGTAAGGCCGCTGATTCATGAGGAAGGCAAGGCGCCTTCTGAAATCTCCAGGAAAGATGAAATCTGGGAATCCGATTCAAAACTGATTACGATTGCAGGCGGAAAATTGACTGGCTACCGTAAAATGGCTGAAACAATTGTCGACCTGCTTGCTGAAAAATTTGCAAAAGAAGACGGACGCAGCTTCCCTGGATGCCAGACGAAGAATCTCCCGATATCAGGTGGAGATGTGGGCGGTTCCGCTAATCTTGACACCTTTGTTGAAAAACAGCTTGATGGTGGCATGAAGGCCGGCTTCACAACTGAAGAAGCTCGCAGTTTGGCCTACCAGTATGGTTCCAACGCTCCGGCTGTGTTCCAGCTTGCCTCAGAACACAAGAAAGAAGCAGATCAATTTGGCCTGCCGGTAGAATTGTTTGCGAAATTGGTTTATGCAATCCAGTATGAAGCAGCCGCAACGCCAATCGACTTCTTCAACAGGAGAACAGGCGCGATTTTGTTCGATATTCATGCCGTGCGTCAACACAAGGGAAATGTCATCCACTACATGCGCGACCAGTTTAAATGGAATGAGCAGCAAACCAAAGCTTATACTTTGCAATTGGAAGATGCCCTGACCGAGGCAGTCACTCCGGTAAAATAA
- a CDS encoding GNAT family N-acetyltransferase, translating to MKRSKKSVELFEMDVMDARGLIELSASVGWDYDEAEVATLLSSSFKIYGHKNSEGQVVSSAAIIQYDRRLASIGMVIVHSDYRGLGLGKEVMQKCIESGRDRSILLIATPDGQPLYEKLGFTVVDSVHKYLCDKYKPTNLKKISGISIEAFKDEELEDILELDGAAFGEKRSIFLRNRLQQSYQCIVVKDENSRIIGFGLSVLGSVNMILGPVVAPDHRIAELIIDRLASKHQGKLRVDVPSGQEKLMAFLEQSGFVKVSNPPVMAIHTKEMPYRNDTLYTIASQAYG from the coding sequence ATGAAGCGATCAAAAAAATCAGTTGAATTATTCGAAATGGACGTGATGGATGCGAGAGGCTTGATTGAGCTGTCAGCATCTGTCGGCTGGGATTATGACGAGGCGGAAGTTGCAACACTATTATCCTCATCCTTTAAAATCTATGGCCACAAGAATAGCGAAGGCCAGGTCGTCTCCAGTGCGGCGATCATTCAATATGACCGTAGGCTCGCTTCAATTGGTATGGTGATTGTTCATAGCGATTATCGAGGGCTCGGTCTGGGAAAAGAAGTTATGCAAAAATGTATAGAAAGCGGGCGTGACCGCTCCATCCTGTTAATTGCTACTCCTGATGGCCAACCACTATACGAGAAATTGGGTTTTACAGTGGTTGACTCTGTCCATAAATACCTGTGCGACAAATATAAACCAACCAATCTGAAAAAAATAAGCGGGATTTCAATAGAAGCTTTTAAGGACGAGGAACTGGAAGATATACTTGAACTGGATGGAGCAGCTTTCGGGGAGAAAAGAAGTATCTTCCTTCGCAATAGGCTTCAACAGTCATATCAATGTATCGTCGTGAAGGATGAGAATTCAAGAATCATTGGTTTTGGTCTTTCTGTACTGGGCTCTGTTAATATGATTTTGGGCCCGGTCGTTGCGCCCGATCATAGAATTGCAGAATTAATCATCGACCGCCTTGCTTCCAAACATCAAGGGAAATTAAGGGTAGACGTACCTTCAGGCCAGGAAAAGCTGATGGCTTTTTTGGAACAAAGCGGATTTGTAAAAGTCAGCAACCCTCCAGTAATGGCAATCCATACGAAGGAAATGCCGTACAGAAACGATACACTATACACAATCGCATCACAGGCTTATGGGTGA
- a CDS encoding amidase family protein has translation MEGFDYKEHDGLGLAELVRRKEVQPIELVEEAIRLTDSLNPKMNAVINKMYGQARIAAGQQLTGPFAGVPIFLKDISQEIAGEPITAGSMAFLKYRAKEDSEYARRLRQAGLVFLGQTNVPEFALVAVTEPAHYGPTRNPWNLDHTPGGSSGGSAAAVASGMVPIAGANDGGGSIRIPAAYCGLFGLKPTRGRTPVGPNYGRAWQGASAEHVLSRSVRDSAAMLDALHGHEKAGAFSAQPFEGSYLSTASTPLGKKLRIAFSVKSPIGTKVDADCREGVLKTVRLLESMGHQIEEVEAPVDGHKIATSYLTMYFGETAALLTSLEEVLGRKATASDVEPTTWLLGLLGKATSAEEFVLSLREWDKAALMMETFHETYDFYITPTTAHPPAKIGELEPSPSEKFLISTVGKLGLGSILKKAGIVDQIAQKNLARTPFTQLANLTGQPAMSLPLHQTKGGLPVGVQVMAARGREDLLFQLAGELEQSEIWQDVRKNPLWGS, from the coding sequence TTGGAGGGTTTCGATTATAAGGAGCATGATGGTCTTGGGCTGGCGGAGTTAGTCAGAAGAAAAGAAGTGCAGCCTATTGAACTGGTAGAAGAAGCAATCCGGTTAACGGATTCACTGAATCCGAAGATGAATGCGGTGATCAATAAGATGTACGGGCAGGCGCGAATCGCCGCGGGGCAGCAACTGACAGGTCCTTTTGCAGGAGTACCGATTTTTCTGAAGGATATCTCGCAGGAAATAGCAGGAGAACCAATCACAGCCGGTTCTATGGCATTTTTAAAATACCGGGCAAAGGAAGATTCAGAGTATGCTAGACGCCTGCGCCAGGCTGGGTTGGTTTTCCTTGGCCAGACAAATGTGCCTGAGTTCGCCCTGGTCGCGGTGACGGAACCCGCCCACTACGGACCGACCCGAAATCCGTGGAATCTCGATCACACTCCTGGCGGGTCGAGTGGAGGTTCAGCAGCAGCTGTTGCTTCGGGCATGGTTCCGATTGCTGGTGCCAATGATGGCGGGGGATCGATTCGGATTCCTGCAGCCTACTGCGGATTATTCGGATTGAAACCGACCCGCGGCCGCACACCGGTTGGCCCGAATTATGGACGGGCATGGCAGGGCGCTTCGGCGGAACATGTCCTTTCCCGTTCGGTCAGGGACAGCGCGGCCATGCTGGACGCCCTTCACGGACATGAAAAAGCCGGTGCATTTTCTGCCCAACCATTTGAAGGTAGCTATCTATCAACGGCAAGCACACCTCTCGGGAAAAAGCTGCGGATAGCTTTTTCGGTGAAATCGCCAATCGGGACGAAGGTTGACGCTGATTGCCGGGAGGGTGTCCTGAAAACGGTCCGGCTGCTCGAGTCGATGGGGCACCAGATTGAAGAGGTGGAAGCGCCGGTTGACGGCCATAAAATCGCAACAAGCTATTTGACCATGTACTTCGGCGAGACGGCTGCGCTTTTAACCTCATTGGAAGAAGTGCTTGGGCGAAAAGCGACTGCTTCTGATGTGGAGCCAACAACCTGGCTGCTCGGCTTGCTTGGCAAAGCCACTTCTGCAGAGGAATTTGTTTTAAGTTTAAGAGAATGGGACAAGGCGGCTCTAATGATGGAAACCTTCCATGAAACCTATGATTTTTACATCACACCGACAACTGCACACCCGCCGGCAAAAATAGGAGAACTGGAACCGTCACCGTCGGAAAAATTTCTGATCAGCACTGTTGGCAAACTGGGACTTGGAAGCATTTTGAAAAAGGCGGGAATAGTCGATCAAATTGCTCAAAAGAATCTGGCACGCACCCCATTCACTCAACTCGCCAACCTTACAGGGCAGCCAGCCATGTCACTGCCATTGCACCAAACAAAAGGGGGACTGCCAGTCGGAGTGCAGGTGATGGCAGCAAGGGGAAGAGAGGATTTGCTTTTCCAGCTGGCAGGAGAACTGGAGCAATCAGAAATTTGGCAGGATGTCAGGAAGAATCCATTATGGGGAAGTTAA
- a CDS encoding DUF305 domain-containing protein, whose amino-acid sequence MKNHYGRFGLMVLTSTIIMLILMYLNAYSIDHVFLSETRLYMALIMGGVMAIVMLAFMSKMYTNKKMNLGIYAGSALVIAVSLFLVRSQTTVDDVSWMKAMIPHHSIAILTSERANIEDPRVRKLADDIIKAQRKEIGEMKALIKDLEEKED is encoded by the coding sequence ATGAAAAATCATTACGGCAGATTTGGCCTGATGGTCCTGACCTCGACGATCATCATGCTGATTCTGATGTACTTAAATGCATACAGTATTGATCATGTATTCCTCAGCGAAACAAGATTATATATGGCCTTGATCATGGGCGGGGTCATGGCCATTGTCATGCTCGCATTCATGAGCAAAATGTACACAAATAAGAAAATGAACCTTGGCATATACGCAGGCAGCGCACTGGTGATTGCAGTTTCGCTGTTCCTCGTCCGGAGCCAGACCACCGTCGATGATGTGTCGTGGATGAAAGCTATGATCCCGCACCATTCCATCGCGATTCTGACAAGTGAACGTGCCAATATCGAAGATCCCCGCGTACGAAAACTAGCAGATGACATCATCAAAGCTCAGCGCAAAGAAATCGGTGAAATGAAGGCACTGATTAAGGACCTTGAGGAGAAGGAAGACTAA
- a CDS encoding 2OG-Fe(II) oxygenase → MDAVDVTVKEPTIFNHIGNKIKTDDREINIIARMEEPLIVILGNVLSDEECDELIKLSKDKLKRSKVGNTREVDELRTSSSTFIDETENDVVARVEKRISQIMDIPNEHGEGLQILNYKIGQEYKAHFDFFASNVSNPRISTLVMYLNDVEEGGETYFPKLNFAVSPQKGMAVYFEYFYDNQDLNDLTLHGGAPVVIGDKWAATQWMRRKSVK, encoded by the coding sequence ATGGATGCTGTTGATGTAACTGTTAAAGAACCTACGATTTTTAATCACATCGGAAACAAAATCAAAACCGACGATCGTGAAATCAACATTATTGCCAGGATGGAAGAGCCGTTAATTGTCATTTTGGGAAATGTCCTAAGTGACGAAGAATGCGATGAGCTGATCAAGCTGTCAAAGGACAAGCTGAAGCGCTCAAAAGTCGGCAACACCCGTGAAGTAGATGAGCTGAGGACGAGCAGCAGCACATTTATCGATGAAACTGAAAATGACGTGGTGGCGCGTGTTGAAAAAAGAATATCGCAAATCATGGACATTCCCAATGAACACGGTGAAGGCCTGCAAATCCTGAACTATAAAATCGGCCAGGAGTACAAAGCACATTTTGACTTTTTCGCGTCAAATGTAAGCAACCCAAGGATCAGCACACTCGTCATGTATTTGAATGATGTCGAAGAGGGAGGAGAAACCTACTTCCCTAAACTCAACTTCGCTGTATCCCCGCAAAAAGGCATGGCCGTGTATTTTGAATATTTCTATGACAATCAAGACTTGAACGACTTGACCCTTCACGGCGGAGCCCCAGTTGTCATCGGCGACAAATGGGCAGCTACACAGTGGATGAGAAGGAAAAGCGTGAAATAG
- a CDS encoding bifunctional NUDIX hydrolase family protein/GNAT family N-acetyltransferase → MELWNIYDKYRHMTDRIHERGKEMKPGDHHLVVHVWIVNDDGQYLIQRRQPWKMGFPNMWDCSAAGSAIMGDDSEQAAIREAKEEIGIDLDMERAERLFTVKFPVGFDDIWLVRQNIAIEELQLQEEEVADAKWASEEEIKKMVKNGEFIPFNYFDLLFAMVNSNISLKKAALEDAEELLALQKEVFMPLYKKYQDHETSPVTQTMERFRERFEQGDYYKIFFEGTLAGSVHVHEKSPGLMRLRIINILGQFHNRGIAQQVMKRLELMHPEADAWELDTILTEQRNCYLYEKMGYMRTGENKEINNDMTIIRYRKESNLNKIKSL, encoded by the coding sequence ATGGAACTATGGAATATATACGACAAATACAGGCATATGACGGACAGGATTCACGAACGGGGGAAGGAGATGAAGCCGGGGGATCATCATCTGGTTGTCCATGTCTGGATCGTGAATGATGATGGCCAGTATTTGATTCAAAGGAGGCAGCCATGGAAAATGGGCTTTCCGAATATGTGGGACTGTTCGGCTGCTGGTTCTGCCATCATGGGTGATGATAGCGAGCAGGCTGCCATTCGCGAGGCAAAGGAAGAAATCGGAATCGACTTGGACATGGAAAGGGCTGAACGCTTATTCACCGTGAAATTTCCTGTTGGATTCGATGATATCTGGCTGGTCCGGCAAAATATCGCCATAGAGGAGCTGCAACTTCAGGAAGAGGAAGTGGCAGATGCAAAGTGGGCAAGTGAAGAGGAGATAAAGAAAATGGTTAAAAACGGTGAGTTTATCCCTTTTAACTATTTTGACCTGTTATTTGCAATGGTCAATTCAAACATCTCCCTGAAAAAAGCTGCCCTTGAGGATGCTGAGGAGCTTTTAGCCCTGCAGAAGGAAGTTTTCATGCCTCTTTATAAAAAATACCAGGACCATGAGACAAGTCCTGTCACGCAAACGATGGAGAGATTCAGAGAAAGATTCGAACAAGGGGATTACTACAAAATATTCTTTGAAGGCACTCTAGCCGGAAGCGTCCATGTCCATGAAAAGTCCCCTGGGTTAATGAGGCTTCGTATTATAAATATTTTGGGACAGTTCCATAACAGGGGCATTGCCCAGCAGGTCATGAAACGTCTCGAGCTGATGCACCCCGAGGCAGATGCATGGGAACTGGACACCATCCTTACTGAACAGCGGAATTGCTATTTATATGAAAAAATGGGGTACATGAGGACCGGTGAAAACAAAGAAATCAATAATGATATGACGATTATCCGGTACCGGAAAGAATCAAACCTGAATAAAATAAAAAGTTTATAA
- a CDS encoding peptide MFS transporter: MSNLNRQKIVDSVPQTGFFGHPKGLFTLFFTEFWERFSYYGMRAILVFYMYYEVSKGGLGLDETLALSIMSIYGSLVYMSGIIGGWLADRMFGTSKAVFYGGILIMLGHIALAIPGNVTMFFLSMVLIVIGTGLLKPNVSTVVGEMYSESDARRDAGFTIFYMGINAGAFLSPLIVGAVSDAYNFHYGFAIAAIGMFVGLVVFLLTKKKNLGLAGTAVPNPLSPSEKKKTFTIFAIAIVAIGILSAILIPAGLLTFESFINLVTILGILIPTAYFIVMYRSPKTTEVERSRVLAYIPLFLAAVMFWAIQEQGSTILANYADKRTQLEFAGMTISPAWFQSLNPLFIIIFAPIFAGFWVKLGDRQPSIPKKFSFSLIFAGLSFLVILIPGYFTGSDALVSPLWLVLSYLIVVFGELLISPVGLSATTKLAPAAFSAQTMSLWFLASAAAQAINAQIVKFYSADTEMTYFGTIGGASIVLGIILFIMSPKIQAYMKGIK, from the coding sequence ATGTCAAACCTTAATAGGCAGAAAATTGTGGATAGTGTGCCTCAAACAGGATTCTTCGGACACCCTAAAGGTCTCTTCACACTTTTCTTCACAGAGTTCTGGGAACGTTTCTCTTACTATGGAATGAGAGCGATCCTTGTATTCTACATGTACTACGAAGTATCAAAAGGCGGATTGGGCCTGGATGAAACATTAGCACTTTCCATCATGTCCATTTATGGCTCACTCGTTTATATGTCAGGGATCATCGGCGGATGGCTTGCTGACCGTATGTTCGGTACATCTAAAGCTGTATTCTACGGCGGAATATTGATTATGCTGGGTCACATCGCGCTTGCGATTCCTGGAAACGTAACAATGTTCTTCTTATCAATGGTCCTGATCGTAATTGGTACAGGTTTATTGAAGCCAAACGTTTCAACTGTCGTTGGTGAAATGTACAGTGAAAGTGACGCTCGCCGTGACGCTGGTTTCACAATCTTCTACATGGGTATCAATGCAGGTGCATTCCTTTCTCCACTTATTGTCGGCGCAGTATCTGACGCATACAACTTCCATTATGGCTTTGCCATTGCTGCAATCGGTATGTTCGTTGGACTAGTTGTATTCCTTTTAACAAAGAAAAAGAATTTGGGTCTTGCTGGTACAGCAGTGCCAAATCCGCTTTCACCATCTGAAAAGAAAAAAACATTTACAATTTTTGCTATCGCAATCGTTGCAATCGGTATTTTAAGTGCTATTTTAATTCCTGCTGGCCTTTTAACATTCGAAAGCTTTATTAACCTTGTAACGATTCTTGGTATCTTAATTCCGACTGCTTACTTCATTGTTATGTACCGCAGCCCTAAAACAACAGAAGTTGAACGTTCACGTGTTCTTGCTTACATTCCGTTATTCTTGGCTGCTGTTATGTTCTGGGCAATCCAGGAGCAGGGTTCAACCATCCTTGCGAACTATGCGGACAAGCGTACACAATTAGAATTCGCTGGAATGACGATTTCTCCAGCATGGTTCCAGTCATTGAACCCATTATTCATCATCATCTTCGCACCGATTTTCGCTGGATTCTGGGTGAAGCTTGGTGATCGCCAGCCATCAATTCCAAAGAAATTCTCTTTCTCATTGATTTTTGCTGGTCTTTCATTCCTTGTCATCCTGATTCCTGGATACTTCACAGGTTCAGATGCACTTGTTAGCCCATTATGGCTTGTGCTAAGTTACCTGATCGTTGTATTCGGTGAATTGTTGATTTCCCCAGTTGGTCTGTCAGCAACAACCAAACTGGCTCCGGCTGCTTTCTCTGCACAAACAATGAGCCTCTGGTTCCTTGCAAGTGCTGCAGCGCAGGCGATCAACGCACAAATTGTTAAATTCTACTCTGCAGATACAGAAATGACTTACTTCGGTACAATCGGTGGAGCATCCATCGTTCTTGGTATCATCCTGTTCATCATGTCACCTAAGATTCAGGCATACATGAAGGGAATTAAGTAA
- a CDS encoding carboxypeptidase-like regulatory domain-containing protein: MAKKVVFLLLSLVFVMSTAFGSVSAAPKKEEMKTTVKGSIKENGKSVKNSLVILQEKGKSDRMFTATDASGAFKAKLADGTYAVKAIKSKNEWFSTNESFAVKEGKIKGNKDGEIHLSDKQKKKKTSSEASNFSGVLKEGDKGLKADLILARYGEYDEEIHVISSKNNGSFSAYLPDGMYYLYGVEEAGGFYRYSKQFTIVNGAVQLDGEPQSNLEITLPVKAHSGKVGDSAKPLAEASITLEKKVLGEDYESEFIEYVAANKKGEFSLRKLEDGIYSVSVDHATYSAWNQLTFEVMDGVIYIEGEEVSSLQITVPDLNVKGTVTDGKKPITNAYLIIEGNEYGFGPPVDSKGNFQYRLADGQYTIYTVDEPYRTTMVNVAFEIKGGKMVQNGQVVPSLNIELPPVTFSGKLVEDGVSLQGEVAVETLSQDGNYESYYATTNENGIYSMRLKDGSYRVTYGYLFEEGEGVPFAAEFEIRNGKLYIDGQEQSLLELEIPPVSLHGLVKDGENPVVDGGIVVASEDYSVYVWKNINSDGTFTMRLPDGSYHIREVYLEGTSVPMNLAFSIQDGKLYVGGELQEVLEVNLPSVTVTGTLSESGTPLMGEIYVTQMNEADMPVEAWSMTNEEGVFKFRLPDGEYSVGSVYLFDGTTFNSGAVFTVESGELYINGEKRDQLDIQVPPISVSGTLTDQGTPVSGSMTVIEINNEENPFYTWIWIDSGKFQLRMPDGEYRVLDIGVEDGTSFNAGLEFSVVSGKLYIKGEPAQSLDITVPAVSLKGTLYNGQDPVTEGLVSITTLDGDWVTDSYVYDGSFNGRLPDGEYKVSQVVDHQIGWFNFDQPFTILEGKIYVDGNEVDSLSLNLHDGWQEP, encoded by the coding sequence ATGGCCAAAAAGGTAGTGTTTTTGCTGTTATCGCTGGTTTTTGTCATGTCAACAGCTTTTGGGAGTGTTAGTGCTGCGCCAAAGAAAGAGGAGATGAAGACAACAGTCAAGGGTTCGATTAAGGAGAACGGGAAGTCTGTTAAAAACAGTCTGGTCATCCTGCAGGAAAAGGGGAAATCGGACCGCATGTTCACAGCGACTGATGCGTCCGGTGCATTCAAGGCAAAATTAGCTGATGGAACATACGCAGTTAAAGCGATAAAGAGCAAGAATGAGTGGTTTAGTACAAATGAAAGTTTTGCGGTAAAAGAAGGGAAAATTAAAGGTAATAAAGATGGTGAAATTCATCTTTCAGATAAACAGAAAAAGAAAAAAACATCATCTGAAGCCAGCAATTTTAGCGGTGTACTTAAAGAAGGCGACAAAGGATTGAAGGCTGATTTGATCCTGGCCAGATATGGTGAATATGATGAGGAAATTCATGTGATTTCTTCGAAGAACAACGGAAGCTTCTCTGCCTACCTGCCTGATGGCATGTACTATTTATATGGTGTGGAAGAAGCGGGTGGATTCTATCGCTATTCAAAGCAATTTACTATTGTTAATGGAGCGGTCCAACTCGATGGGGAACCACAATCGAACCTGGAAATTACCCTTCCAGTCAAGGCTCATAGTGGAAAAGTCGGTGATTCAGCGAAGCCTTTAGCTGAAGCATCTATTACTCTGGAAAAAAAGGTTTTGGGTGAAGACTACGAAAGTGAATTCATCGAATATGTTGCTGCAAATAAAAAGGGAGAATTCTCTCTAAGAAAACTGGAAGATGGAATCTATTCGGTAAGTGTTGATCATGCAACCTATTCTGCCTGGAACCAGTTAACTTTTGAAGTAATGGATGGAGTTATTTACATTGAAGGAGAAGAAGTTTCTTCTCTCCAAATCACAGTACCTGACCTGAATGTTAAAGGGACAGTGACTGATGGAAAGAAGCCGATAACCAATGCCTATCTAATTATTGAAGGAAATGAATACGGATTTGGACCTCCTGTAGACTCAAAAGGAAATTTCCAATATCGCCTGGCTGATGGGCAATACACTATTTATACGGTCGATGAACCATACCGAACCACCATGGTAAACGTTGCTTTTGAAATAAAGGGCGGGAAAATGGTTCAGAATGGACAAGTTGTACCTTCGTTGAACATCGAATTGCCGCCGGTCACTTTTTCCGGAAAGTTAGTCGAGGATGGTGTTTCTCTGCAGGGTGAGGTTGCGGTAGAAACTCTTTCTCAGGACGGCAATTACGAATCCTATTATGCTACGACAAACGAGAATGGAATTTATTCCATGCGCTTGAAGGATGGCAGCTACCGGGTAACATATGGTTACTTATTCGAGGAAGGAGAAGGAGTTCCATTTGCTGCAGAATTTGAAATCAGAAACGGCAAATTATACATCGATGGCCAGGAACAATCTCTTCTTGAGCTGGAAATTCCTCCTGTCAGTCTCCATGGATTAGTGAAAGACGGAGAGAATCCGGTTGTCGATGGTGGTATAGTTGTAGCTTCTGAGGATTACAGTGTCTATGTTTGGAAAAATATCAATTCTGATGGAACATTCACGATGCGCTTGCCTGATGGAAGTTATCATATTAGAGAAGTTTATCTGGAAGGTACAAGCGTCCCTATGAATCTTGCATTTTCAATTCAGGACGGAAAACTTTATGTCGGCGGAGAACTGCAGGAGGTACTGGAGGTCAATCTTCCATCCGTCACTGTGACAGGAACCCTTTCCGAATCAGGAACTCCGCTGATGGGCGAAATATATGTCACGCAAATGAATGAAGCAGATATGCCTGTAGAAGCCTGGAGCATGACAAATGAAGAAGGAGTTTTCAAATTCCGTCTCCCTGACGGAGAGTATTCCGTCGGCAGTGTCTATTTATTTGATGGCACAACGTTTAATTCAGGTGCCGTTTTTACCGTAGAATCCGGAGAACTATATATAAATGGAGAAAAGAGGGATCAACTGGATATTCAAGTTCCTCCGATTTCCGTATCAGGTACACTCACTGATCAAGGGACACCTGTATCTGGAAGCATGACCGTTATAGAAATTAACAATGAGGAAAATCCATTCTATACTTGGATCTGGATTGACAGTGGAAAGTTCCAGCTGCGCATGCCGGATGGCGAATACAGAGTATTAGATATCGGCGTTGAAGATGGAACCTCTTTTAATGCCGGTCTGGAATTTAGCGTGGTTTCTGGGAAGCTATATATCAAGGGAGAACCGGCCCAAAGCCTGGATATTACTGTACCTGCAGTCAGTCTGAAGGGCACATTGTACAATGGCCAGGATCCGGTAACCGAGGGTCTTGTATCAATTACTACATTGGATGGAGATTGGGTAACAGATAGCTATGTCTATGACGGATCCTTTAATGGACGACTTCCAGATGGCGAATACAAAGTTTCACAGGTAGTCGACCATCAAATTGGCTGGTTTAACTTTGACCAACCATTTACGATACTTGAAGGGAAAATCTATGTTGATGGGAATGAAGTTGATTCTCTAAGCCTTAACCTTCATGATGGCTGGCAAGAGCCGTAA
- a CDS encoding DUF4385 domain-containing protein — MPFNYDLDFDSIDFREQPELYRVGRGEQGVLLVEPYKSEILPHWRFKTPDIATESSEKIYQMFLDYKANNDFVGMDMARKFLQMGYTRARRYTNYKGGRKYDEDGKVKERQNDSVKAESAAIFMGKWKQARTDQEYLEMKKEHQRKYG, encoded by the coding sequence ATGCCTTTCAATTATGATCTCGATTTTGACAGCATTGATTTCCGTGAGCAGCCAGAACTGTACCGTGTGGGCAGGGGAGAGCAGGGCGTCTTGCTGGTTGAACCCTATAAAAGTGAAATCCTGCCGCACTGGCGATTCAAAACTCCGGACATCGCAACGGAATCATCAGAAAAAATCTATCAGATGTTCCTTGATTACAAAGCGAATAATGATTTTGTCGGCATGGATATGGCGAGGAAATTCCTGCAGATGGGCTATACACGTGCCCGACGGTATACAAACTATAAGGGCGGCAGGAAATATGATGAGGACGGCAAGGTGAAGGAGCGGCAGAACGATTCAGTGAAGGCCGAATCCGCCGCAATTTTCATGGGAAAATGGAAACAGGCCAGAACGGATCAAGAGTATCTAGAGATGAAAAAGGAACACCAGAGAAAATATGGATGA